Sequence from the Candidatus Thioglobus sp. NP1 genome:
ACTTTTCTAGTAACTAAATTAATAATCTTACCTTTGAAGCCAAGAAGATCTCCAACAGTAGTAATTAAGACTTTTTCAATATTCGCAAGATTGGATTTTTCAGCAACCGAGGCAACACCCTCCCAAACTAGTAATAATTTAGCCTCACTATCTTTAAGCACATGCTCTAGTTCGCGTTGCGTGTAAAGGGGATTTATATTTACTACTACTATCCCTGCTTTTAGGGCGCCATAAACGATAATTGGATATGCAAGCATATTAGGCATCATAACTGCTATCCTATCACCGACTTGGAAATTATTACTCAGCCATGAAGCAAAAGAATTAACTTTTTCGGATAGATCCTCATAAGAGATTTCAACACCAAAACTTTCAAAAGCCATTTTTCCTTCATGCTCTTTACAACAGCTATCAAAGAACTCTACAAGATTTCCATGCTCTTTAAAAAATTCTGTTTCCTCAAGTTTGTTTGGTATTTTTGTTTCCATAATCTCTCCTTATATTTTTAAGTTAAGCTTTCTCAACTTTCTTTATCAAAATTTCCTTATATTGATTATAAACCTCTCCATCTTTCTTTAGTGCATAACATGAGTTAGCAAACTTCTTTTCAATAGACTGAGCCTCTTCAATTGAAATCTTTTTTTCTTCACTTTCAGTTTTTTCCTTCCAAAGAGTTTGATAAGCAATAGTCCCAGCATGGGCAAGTAGATCAGTTATGTGTCGACACCCTTTTTCACCACCTAAAATTTTTATAACCTTTCTATTAAATCCAGCAACTAAGAATTCACCTTTTAATTTTTGACAATTTTTTACTGCTTGTGGACAAATATTATATGGTGAAGCATTAATTAGCGCTTCTATATCAATAATCTTGCTATCATCACTAAGAGTTAATCTAACAGCCATATCATGAAGAGGCTCCCCAGCGCTTATATAACCTCTATGCATATTTTTAAATGAATACGTCTTACTATCAATAAGAAAAACTTCAATATCCCAAAGCCCATCCTCTCTTTTGTAGCCTTTACCTTTAATTATTCTATTATGTTTTAGATCTCTCTTGGCCGGCTTAGATAGCATCTATTTATCCCTATATGATTCGACTTTTTGATTTAGTATACTGTTGCTCTAATTCTATCACTAAACCCTCAACACTGGGAACATTGGAAATAGATCCAACGCCTTGACCAGCAGAAAAAATGTCCTTCCATCTCTTGGCAGTGGCCTTACTGACATCAAAGTCTACCTTAAGTTTCTGCTTTATAAGAGGCATAAGCATTTTCTTAAAATCAGCAATGGTTGATTTAATTCCACCAGTATTTGGAGAGATTCCAGCATTTTGAAGCGACTGCTCAAGCCAGTTTCCGTTAACGCCTGTAATTTTGTTAGACTTGATAATATCACTAGCTGAGGCATTTAAAATCATTTGCTTATAGTCTTCTGTAGCATCACTCTCTTCGGTAGCAATAAAGCGCGTTCCCATGTAAGCTAAATCCGCACCTAATGCCTGAATCGCTAGAA
This genomic interval carries:
- a CDS encoding DUF2889 domain-containing protein; this encodes MLSKPAKRDLKHNRIIKGKGYKREDGLWDIEVFLIDSKTYSFKNMHRGYISAGEPLHDMAVRLTLSDDSKIIDIEALINASPYNICPQAVKNCQKLKGEFLVAGFNRKVIKILGGEKGCRHITDLLAHAGTIAYQTLWKEKTESEEKKISIEEAQSIEKKFANSCYALKKDGEVYNQYKEILIKKVEKA